One stretch of Proteiniborus ethanoligenes DNA includes these proteins:
- the flgC gene encoding flagellar basal body rod protein FlgC, giving the protein MFNSIDISATGMTAERTRMDIISKNIANASTTRTSSGTPYRRQMVVFKENGTTPFSYYLSKSSNELLKNKGVKISAIVEDKTPFKQVYEPGHPDANENGYIQMPNVDITTEMVDMISATRAYEANMSAINSAKNMALKALEIGR; this is encoded by the coding sequence ATGTTTAATTCTATAGACATTAGTGCAACTGGGATGACAGCAGAAAGGACTAGAATGGATATCATATCAAAAAATATTGCTAATGCAAGTACTACGAGAACTAGCAGTGGGACACCATATAGAAGGCAAATGGTTGTTTTTAAAGAAAATGGGACTACACCTTTTTCATATTATTTATCTAAATCTTCAAATGAACTTTTAAAAAACAAAGGCGTGAAAATTAGTGCCATAGTAGAAGATAAAACACCCTTTAAACAAGTATATGAGCCAGGACATCCTGATGCAAATGAAAATGGATACATACAAATGCCAAATGTGGATATTACAACGGAAATGGTAGATATGATTTCTGCAACTAGGGCTTATGAAGCTAATATGAGTGCTATTAACTCAGCTAAAAACATGGCCTTGAAAGCTTTAGAAATAGGACGTTAG
- the flgB gene encoding flagellar basal body rod protein FlgB, translating to MVNRIFSTTDFFKKALDGSALRHNAISNNIANVNTPGYKRVTVEFEDLLKNELEKNRIRLSTTHSKHIGGYTSASIGSVVKEHKNYSTRRDKNSVNIDIEVAERAKNEIYYNAISRQLSRQFEAISSVINEGGR from the coding sequence ATGGTAAATAGAATTTTTAGTACAACAGATTTTTTTAAAAAAGCACTCGATGGCTCTGCACTAAGACACAATGCTATATCTAATAATATTGCAAATGTAAATACGCCAGGATATAAAAGGGTTACAGTTGAGTTTGAAGATTTGTTAAAAAATGAATTAGAAAAAAATAGGATTAGGCTTTCAACTACTCATAGCAAACATATTGGAGGATATACAAGTGCTAGTATAGGATCAGTGGTTAAAGAACATAAGAATTATTCAACAAGAAGAGATAAAAATAGCGTTAATATCGATATTGAAGTTGCTGAAAGAGCTAAGAATGAAATTTATTATAATGCTATTAGCAGACAATTATCCAGACAGTTTGAGGCTATTAGTTCGGTAATTAATGAAGGAGGTAGATAA
- the fliE gene encoding flagellar hook-basal body complex protein FliE — protein sequence MRIENLSKPLEIKGSINKNQMDNLDMKTSFNDLLKNALNEVNKLQTEADDHNKLLAIGQVDNIHDVTIASEKAKIALQMTLAIRNKVVDAYKEIMRMQV from the coding sequence ATGAGAATAGAGAATTTAAGTAAGCCTTTAGAGATAAAAGGCAGCATCAATAAAAATCAAATGGACAACCTAGATATGAAAACCTCATTTAATGATTTATTAAAAAATGCTTTAAATGAGGTTAATAAATTACAAACAGAAGCAGATGACCACAACAAACTATTGGCTATTGGGCAAGTAGATAACATTCATGATGTTACAATAGCATCAGAGAAAGCAAAAATTGCACTTCAAATGACTCTTGCCATTAGAAATAAAGTAGTTGATGCATATAAAGAGATAATGAGAATGCAAGTTTAA